A portion of the Punica granatum isolate Tunisia-2019 chromosome 7, ASM765513v2, whole genome shotgun sequence genome contains these proteins:
- the LOC116214052 gene encoding uncharacterized protein LOC116214052, with product MECNKEEAFRAKQLAEIRMQKNDFSGALRLAQRAQRLFPELENISQLLTVCEVHCSAEKRLGSEQDWYGILQIEKFADEIIIKKQYRKLALLLHPDKNKLVGSEAAFKLIGEAYRVLGDKGKKSLYDLRLRSSVNMGHRQKLPPRQSKENSSVVKHNGTSKNSENTSNSHFSDINGVRREGEETFWTMCPSCQVKYQYYKTYLEKPLRCQSCRQPFIAYECPLGTGAAERFQRGPVAAKDASNGGSTKVTSQKGTGNPSDPLPKDRFQEFLSKFKGTADNGGSSETQRGVSRNVTEGTGKDDGGKIPKANAMKVEDTGDVRADTRKRGRNHCPDDFGKTSEKVSGKVNFENGGNPGQSNVVPNLHSTRRSMRQKQQVSYNEDGNYGDGDYLVTPKKSKSSDAGEDENSTQKKVDSSVAAGDKNDEKSTEPNSGSPSDVNEVGCLECPDAEFNDFEKHKQEGCFAVNQVWAIYDTAEGMPRYYARVKKVFSPGFKLKITWFEADPDEKDQDEVNWCDRDLPVACGRYSYGDTLETEDRLMFSHRIICLKGTKRGTFMVYPGKGETWALFMNWDIKWSSEPEKHVPFKYEFVEVLSDFVEGRGITVAYLVKVKGFVSLFQRVDDNSFQISRHELYRFSHRIPSFRMTGRERKGVPEGSFELDPAALPLEITAPSAENLMESNHSYAGGSSASATEDGAQPPVGSEKISSPKKTRKSNLEREQSLLRRSPRGSSKLPQTTDSAPNEVQSSNMEEAQKDIDSSASGSKLNTPVKQRKGPRQDISTLRRSPRVLQQNK from the coding sequence ATGGAGTGCAACAAAGAGGAGGCTTTCAGAGCGAAGCAACTTGCAGAAATCCGCATGCAAAAAAATGACTTCTCTGGAGCATTGCGGCTTGCACAAAGAGCCCAGCGTCTATTCCCTGAGCTCGAGAACATATCTCAGTTGCTGACAGTTTGTGAGGTTCACTGTTCAGCTGAGAAAAGACTTGGATCTGAGCAAGACTGGTACGGGATCCTTCAGATCGAGAAATTTGCCGATGAGATCATCATCAAGAAGCAGTACAGGAAGCTGGCATTGCTGCTACACCCAGATAAGAACAAGCTTGTAGGCTCTGAGGCTGCTTTCAAGCTGATCGGTGAAGCATATAGGGTACTTGGAGACAAGGGAAAGAAATCTCTTTATGACTTAAGATTGAGAAGCTCCGTAAACATGGGTCATCGACAGAAGCTTCCTCCTCGTCAGTCGAAGGAGAACTCTTCTGTAGTAAAACATAATGGGACATCTAAAAATTCTGAGAATACTTCCAATTCACATTTTTCAGATATTAATGGTGTTCGAAGGGAAGGAGAGGAGACTTTCTGGACAATGTGCCCCTCCTGTCAGGTGAAGTACCAGTACTACAAGACATACCTTGAGAAACCTCTGCGATGTCAGAGTTGCAGGCAACCGTTCATAGCCTATGAGTGTCCACTAGGAACAGGAGCTGCAGAGAGATTTCAAAGAGGGCCAGTTGCTGCTAAGGATGCTTCAAATGGTGGTTCCACTAAAGTGACCTCACAGAAGGGCACTGGGAATCCTTCAGATCCATTACCTAAAGACCGATTTCAGGAGTTCCTATCGAAGTTCAAAGGAACTGCTGATAATGGTGGCAGTTCAGAAACCCAAAGGGGTGTCAGCAGGAATGTAACTGAGGGGACTGGAAAGGATGATGGAGGTAAAATACCCAAAGCTAATGCTATGAAAGTAGAAGATACAGGTGATGTGAGAGCAGATACCCGGAAAAgaggaaggaatcattgtccAGATGATTTTGGGAAAACTTCCGAGAAGGTAAGTGGCAAGGTGAATTTTGAGAATGGAGGTAACCCTGGTCAATCAAATGTCGTTCCCAATCTACACTCCACCAGAAGATCGATGAGGCAAAAACAGCAAGTTTCTTATAATGAAGACGGAAATTATGGTGATGGTGATTATTTGGTTACTCCAAAGAAGTCGAAGTCTTCAGATGCTGGAGAAGATGAAAATAGTACACAGAAAAAAGTTGACAGTTCAGTTGCTGCAGGAGACAAGAATGATGAGAAATCGACTGAGCCCAATAGTGGTTCCCCATCAGATGTCAATGAGGTGGGATGCCTGGAGTGTCCTGACGCTGAGTTCAATGACTTTGAGAAACATAAGCAGGAAGGCTGTTTTGCTGTCAATCAAGTGTGGGCTATTTATGATACAGCCGAAGGTATGCCGAGATATTACGCACGGGTGAAGAAAGTATTCTCTCCTGGGTTTAAGCTAAAGATTACTTGGTTTGAGGCAGACCCAGATGAGAAAGACCAAGATGAGGTCAACTGGTGCGACAGGGATTTGCCAGTTGCCTGTGGTAGATACAGTTATGGAGATACTTTAGAGACCGAAGATCGTCTCATGTTCTCGCATCGGATAATCTGCTTGAAGGGGACCAAGAGAGGGACTTTCATGGTGTACCCTGGAAAAGGAGAGACGTGGGCCCTCTTCATGAACTGGGATATTAAGTGGAGCTCTGAGCCTGAGAAGCATGTCCCTTTCAAGTACGAGTTTGTTGAGGTACTCTCGGACTTCGTCGAGGGGAGAGGTATCACTGTTGCTTATCTGGTGAAAGTGAAAGGTTTCGTGAGCTTGTTTCAGCGAGTAGATGACAATTCTTTTCAAATATCTCGCCATGAGTTGTACAGGTTTTCCCATCGTATTCCTTCATTTAGAATGACCGGAAGGGAAAGAAAAGGTGTTCCTGAAGGGTCCTTTGAGCTTGACCCTGCAGCTCTTCCGTTGGAAATCACAGCACCCAGTGCTGAAAATTTGATGGAGAGCAACCACTCGTATGCTGGAGGTTCTAGCGCAAGTGCCACCGAAGATGGGGCTCAGCCCCCAGTAGGTTCAGAGAAGATCAGCTCCCCCAAGAAAACCAGAAAGAGCAATCTTGAAAGAGAGCAGTCGCTGCTTAGAAGATCTCCTCGGGGATCTAGCAAATTACCTCAGACGACTGATTCTGCTCCAAATGAAGTCCAGTCGAGCAACATGGAGGAAGCTCAAAAGGATATAGATAGCTCTGCTTCTGGTAGTAAGCTCAATACACCGGTCAAGCAGAGGAAAGGTCCTCGACAGGACATCTCAACTTTGAGGAGGTCCCCTAGAGTCCTACagcaaaataaatga